One stretch of Nicotiana tabacum cultivar K326 chromosome 18, ASM71507v2, whole genome shotgun sequence DNA includes these proteins:
- the LOC107761329 gene encoding sugar carrier protein A translates to MGGGSIAPRGVTKERAEEYKGRVTPYVIIACIVAAIGGSLFGYDIGISGGVTSMDEFLRRFFYSVYQKKRHVHENNYCKYNNQVLAAFTSSLYLAGLVASLVASPITRNHGRRASIICGGISFFVGAILNASAINLAMLLLGRIMLGVGIGFGNQAVPLYLSEMAPAHLRGCLNMMFQLATTLGIFTANMINYGTSKLHPWGWRLSLGLAAAPAFLMTVGGLLLPETPNSLIEQGNKIKGRRVLEKIRGTENVDAEFEDMVDASELARSIKHPFRNILKRRNRPQLIMAILMPTFQILTGINIILFYAPVLFQSMGFKRTASLYSSALTGAVLASSTLVSMATVDRWGRRILLISGGIQMITCQVIVAIILGLKFGSDKELTRGYSIVVVIFICLFVAAFGWSWGPLGWTVPSEIFPLETRSAGQSITVTVNLFFTFAIAQSFLSLLCVMRFGIFLFFSGWIVVMTIFIYLFLPETKGVPIEEMMQLWEKHWFWKKIVLDDQQANNTNGRESAI, encoded by the exons ATGGGAGGAGGGTCAATTGCTCCAAGaggtgtaacaaaagaaagagcTGAAGAATATAAAGGAAGAGTCACTCCTTATGTAATCATAGCATGTATTGTTGCTGCTATTGGTGGATCACTCTTTGGATATGACATTGGAATTTCAG GGGGAGTGACATCAATGGATGAATTTCTTCGTCGATTCTTCTACTCAGTGTACCAAAAGAAGAGACATGTGCACGAAAACAACTACTGCAAATACAATAACCAAGTTCTAGCTGCATTTACCTCATCTTTGTACTTAGCTGGTTTAGTTGCATCTCTAGTAGCATCTCCTATCACAAGAAACCACGGACGTCGCGCAAGTATAATATGTGGTGGAATTAGTTTTTTCGTCGGAGCAATTCTGAATGCCTCTGCTATCAATCTTGCCATGCTTCTTTTGGGACGAATTATGCTTGGCGTTGGCATTGGCTTTGGCAACCAG GCAGTTCCATTATATTTATCAGAGATGGCACCAGCACATTTAAGAGGATGCCTAAACATGATGTTTCAATTAGCAACAACACTTGGAATTTTCACCGCGAACATGATCAACTACGGAACGAGTAAGCTCCATCCCTGGGGATGGAGACTTTCCTTAGGCCTAGCTGCAGCACCGGCGTTTTTAATGACAGTCGGAGGCCTACTACTTCCAGAAACACCGAACAGCTTAATCGAAcaaggaaacaaaataaaaggaCGACGAGTTTTAGAGAAAATAAGAGGAACTGAGAATGTTGATGCAGAATTTGAAGATATGGTTGATGCAAGTGAATTGGCGCGGTCGATTAAGCATCCGTTTAGAAATATTCTGAAAAGGAGAAATAGGCCACAGTTAATTATGGCTATTTTGATGCCAACTTTTCAGATACTAACAGGAATTAATATTATACTTTTTTATGCTCCTGTGTTGTTtcagagtatggggtttaaaagaACAGCTTCTCTTTATTCCTCAGCTTTAACTGGTGCTGTTCTTGCTTCATCTACATTAGTATCTATGGCCACAGTCGATAGATGGGGTCGACGAATTCTGCTTATTAGTGGTGGAATCCAAATGATCACCTGCCAG GTTATTGTTGCCATAATCTTGGGACTCAAATTTGGCAGTGACAAGGAGCTTACCAGAGGTTACTCCATTGTAGTAGTGATTTTTATCTGCCTATTTGTAGCTGCCTTTGGATGGTCATGGGGTCCACTTGGTTGGACAGTGCCAAGTGAAATTTTCCCCTTGGAAACAAGATCTGCAGGCCAAAGCATAACAGTAACTGTGAATTTATTCTTCACATTTGCCATAGCACAATCTTTCCTCTCACTTTtatgtgttatgaggtttggtattttcctatttttctctGGTTGGATTGTTGTAATGACAATCTTCATCTATCTCTTCTTGCCTGAAACGAAAGGAGTTCCGATTGAAGAGATGATGCAACTTTGGGAAAAGCATTGGTTTTGGAAGAAGATTGTTTTGGATGATCAACAAGCTAACAACACCAATGGTCGGGAGAGCGCTATATAA